Genomic window (Paenibacillus sp. PK3_47):
TGTGTTGAAAGGATTGTGTACTCGCCCTTCAGTACCTCTTCCACCAGATTCTTCGCCAGGATGTAGACCCCATTGTCCTGTTGTGCGCGGACATAATCCATCTCCGGGTTCATGGCCAGCGCCATATGCGCCGGGAGGGTCCAAGGGGTTGTCGTCCAGGCCAGAACATAATCGCCGCTGCCGTCCAGCTTGAACTTGGCGGTTGCACTCAGATCTTTAACCGTCTTATAGCCCTGAGCCACTTCATGGGAGCTCAGCGTAGTCTGACAGCTCGGGCAGTACGGGCTTACGCGGTGACCGCGGTACAGCAGTCCCTTCTCATGCACCGTAGCAAGGATGTTCCACACACTCTCAATGTACGTGTTATCCAGCGTTACATAAGGATTATCCAGATCGGTCCAGTAGCCGATTGCTTCCGTAAACTCGCGCCACTGCTTCTCATAGCCAAAGACACTGGCCTTACATTCCTTGATGAATTTCTCCACGCCGTACTCTTCAATCTCCTGCTTGCCGGAGATGCCGAGCTTCTTCTGCACGCCCAGCTCTACCGGCAGGCCATGCGTATCCCAGCCCGCTTTGCGGACTACGCGGAAGCCCTTCATCGTCTGATAGCGGCCGATGAAGTCTTTGATTACCCGGCCGAGCACGTGGCCGATATGCGGCGCGCCGTTTGCAGTCGGCGGTCCTTCATAGAAGACGTAGTTTGGCTTGCCTTCACGGTTCTCCATCGATCTGCGGAACGTGTTCTCATCGCTCCATTTCTTCAATATGCGGACGTCTCTGGCCCGCGCTTTTTCTCTGACATCTACTTTTTGCATGTTGGTCAATCCTTCCTTTCGTTTAACAGCTGTTCGATTCCCTAACTCAACGCACTTTTGCCTCGCCCTTTGCCTATGCCCTTGATCTTGCCTTTGATCTTGGGCCTCCGGCCGCGATCCCGTTAGGGCAGCACTGGGCCGGGTTGCCCCTTGCCTTTGATCTTGTCTTTGATCTTGTCTTTGATCTTGTCTTTGATCTTGCCTTTGATCTTGCCCTTGCCTTTTGATCTTGGGCCTCCGGCCCGCGATCCCGTTAGGGCAGCACTGGGCCGGGTTGCCCTTGCCTTTGATCTTGCCTTTGATCTTGTCTTTGATCTTGTCTTTAAAGGTTAAGGCCCCGCAGGCGTACCCGCCAGGGGAGCCTAAGAAGGGCCGCGCCTTCCGCCGTAGTAATCCTTCCCCGTCCGCCACCGTCCATCCCCACTCGGAGCACTTGTTGCGGGTGTCCAGAGGGCGGCCAGCCCTTGGGGTCCCCCTTGGAAGGGGGATTTAGGGGGATAGAAAATAAGGGATACAGATACATAATAAAAACGTCGTCCCGCCCCAAAGGGGCGAGACGACGCTCGCGATACCACCCTAATTCTGCGCCTGCAGCACATCCTTAAGGGGAGTGTATTCAGCACAATCTCAGTCCGCACCATAAGTTCTGGCACGGGCCGGGATAACGTCCGGCGGACGGCGTAAACCTACACACGAATAAATCGCTTCAGCTTAGCTTCTAGGGGAAGATCTTCCGGCAAGGCGTGAACGATCGGCTCGCAGCAATCACCGACTCTCTGGAGAACGTTACCTTATCGTACTTGTCCCGTCATCGAATACATATTAAAGTTGTACAGATATGTTCTAGTTATAGACGTTTTCCGCAGAAATGTCAACATAGAGGTGTACCATAGCCACCTCTGGCATCCCTTCTGCAGCTACAGCAGATTCTCGCTGACTTCGCGGCTCTCCAGCGCATTCCAGTCATCCTGGGACAGCAGCTCCAGCTGTGCTTCCAGCAGTGTCCGGAAACGGGTGCGGTAGATCGATGCCTGCTTGCGCAGCTCTTCGGTTTCAATCGAAATCTTGCGGGATTTGGACAACGCTTCGTTAATGATCCGGTCCGCGTTTTTCTCCGCTTCCTTGATAATCAGCTGGGATTCCTTCTTGGAATTGTTCTTCACATCATCCGCAGCTTCCTGGGCGACAAGAATCGTCTTCGACAAGCTTTCTTCAATATTTACAAAGTGGTCCAGACGCTCCTGAATCGACAATAGCTGGTTCTGCAGCTCCTTGTTCTCACGAATGACACTTTCGTAATCCTTGATCACCTGATCCAAAAATTCATTGACTTCATCTTCATCATAACCGCGGATTCTCCGGGAGAATTCCTTGTTATGTATATCGAGCGGCGTTAATGGCATGCTGTGCACCTCCTAGAAATTTAGGACCTCTTATGCCCCTGAACCATAAAATGTCCCGGCAGACAAAGAAGAAAGACTGTACTTCAAGTATAAGGCGGAAGGCGGGGATTCATTCCGTCAGCCGCTCCAGGATCCGCCTCTTCTACAAGTATCGGCGTCCAGCTTTCAAAATGTTTGCTTCCCTAGAGATAATCAATTTCGACAAGGAACTCAGGATTCCTGCTGCGGATTCAGACAAATTTGCCGACCTGAACCCGGTACCGCCCTTTTTTGGTCAGACTGCCGATCTCTAGCACCTTAAAACGTCCAAAGCCCTGAATGGAGACGACATCACCGTCTTTAAGACCAGCCGATGGATCCTCCACAACTTTCCAGTTCACCCTGACACGTCCGGCCTTGATCGGTGCAAGAATTTTGCTCCGGCTTAACCGGGTAACATCCGCTGCAATTCCATCCAGCCGCAGGGAGGCTACTGTAAGGTCCATGGTCTCCAGCTTGACCTCACTGCTGCGCAGGCCGGAGAGAGGCAGAATTTCCGTACTGACATTAACCCGGTGTACTCCCGTTAAATTCATGGCAAGAAAATTGGCGATATCCGCGGCTACCACTACATGACAGCCATCTTCCAGCACATGGATATCGCCGATTTTTCCTCTTTTGATACCAAGACCGAGAATCGCCCCCATATAATCCCCATGCTCCAAATCCAGAAACTTCTGTTCTCCGGACGTAATGGCCAGCACTTTCAGCTCCATATCCTCGTCCGTCAGGTCACGGTAATCGGGAGCAATCAATGCCCTCTTCCGCTCCGCGCGCTCAGAACCGCCCTCCCATCTCACTTCCACATCGGGATGACGGTTCACGAGACTTTGCAGAATATACCCTTGGCGGGGATCGAGAAATTCAGTCAGCTTGGTTTCATGATATTCTCCGGCATTCGTGACCCATTCCCAGGCCTTGTCCACAAATTGACGTTCATCGGGATGAAAATGCCCGTAAAGTTCATTCTTCATATTTTAACCGATCAGAAGTGCCACAATGGACT
Coding sequences:
- a CDS encoding DivIVA domain-containing protein, producing MPLTPLDIHNKEFSRRIRGYDEDEVNEFLDQVIKDYESVIRENKELQNQLLSIQERLDHFVNIEESLSKTILVAQEAADDVKNNSKKESQLIIKEAEKNADRIINEALSKSRKISIETEELRKQASIYRTRFRTLLEAQLELLSQDDWNALESREVSENLL
- a CDS encoding YlmH/Sll1252 family protein; translation: MKNELYGHFHPDERQFVDKAWEWVTNAGEYHETKLTEFLDPRQGYILQSLVNRHPDVEVRWEGGSERAERKRALIAPDYRDLTDEDMELKVLAITSGEQKFLDLEHGDYMGAILGLGIKRGKIGDIHVLEDGCHVVVAADIANFLAMNLTGVHRVNVSTEILPLSGLRSSEVKLETMDLTVASLRLDGIAADVTRLSRSKILAPIKAGRVRVNWKVVEDPSAGLKDGDVVSIQGFGRFKVLEIGSLTKKGRYRVQVGKFV